One Primulina tabacum isolate GXHZ01 chromosome 10, ASM2559414v2, whole genome shotgun sequence DNA segment encodes these proteins:
- the LOC142505045 gene encoding uncharacterized protein LOC142505045 has protein sequence MYRSDPPREENSNLEQMKSKFISSTETRLQNQDASIKGLENQIGQLAKMIANREPGTLPSNTETNPKEQVKAMELKSGKILEARGIEKTQAQDEQTESSKGKSSHSTPAPTTQSKIVIPPSFPAALKKAKLDAQFGKFLEVFKKLHINIPFADALIQMPSYAKFLKDILANKRKLVDHMTVNLTENCSALVQNKIPPKLKDPGSFSIPCMIGDVFFHKALCDLGASINIMSLSVFRKLGLGEPKPTRMSLQLADRSVKYPRGVIEDVLVKVDKFIFPADFVGAIGDPLEANLNTELRENELDEE, from the exons ATGTACAGATCTGACCCTCCTAGAGAAGAAAATTCCAACTTAGAGCAGATGAAGTCTAAGTTTATCTCATCCACTGAAACTAGACTTCAAAATCAAGATGCATCAATAAAGGGGCTAGAGAATCAGATTGGACAGTTAGCAAAGATGATAGCAAATAGAGAGCCGGGAaccttgccaagtaacacagagaccaatccaaaGGAGCAAGTGAAGGCTATGGAGTTGAAGAGTGGAAAGATCTTAGAGGCCAGAGGAATAGAAAAAACTCAAGCACAGGATGAACAGACTGAGTCTTCAAAAGGTAAGTCTTCCCACTCGACACCAGCACCCACTACACAATCTAAAATTGTTATTCCTCCATCTTTTCCCGCAGCATTAAAAAAGGCAAAACTTGATGCACAATTTggtaagtttcttgaggtattcAAAAAACTGCATATCAACATTCCTTTTGCcgatgctttaatacaaatgcctagttatgctaaatttttgaaagacataTTAGCTAACAAGAGGAAGTTGGTGGATCACATGACGGTGAACTTAACGGAGAATTGCTCTGCTTTGGTGCAAAATAAAATCCCACCAAAACTAAAAGACCCAGGGAGTTTctctattccttgcatgattggtgatgtcTTTTTTCACAAGGctttgtgtgatcttggtgcaagtATTAATATTATGTCCTTATCTGTATTTCGGAAGCTCGGATTAGGAGAACCTAAGCCAACAAGGATGTCCTTGCAACTAGCAGACAGATCTGTCAAATACCCGCGAGGGGTCATAGAAGACGTCTTGGTAAAGGTggacaaattcatatttcctgcAGATTTTGTG GGTGCTATTGGAGATCCTTTGGAAGCCAATCTCAATACCGAACTGAGAGAAAATGAATTGGACGAAGAATAA